A section of the Acidimicrobiales bacterium genome encodes:
- a CDS encoding DUF6492 family protein yields the protein MVVVTPSYAADHDLLVDLHESVLSCFPVSVSHLVVTPERDVNLFRPLEGPRCTVVSVPEVMPMRLWPAPFANAWLNPRKPIPPIRGWIMQQLVKLGAASQAQEQIVVLADADVTFVRKVTAETFAPGDRIRFYRKDGAVDQTLPRHIRWHAAARTLLGLPGSPEPPLPDYISALNTWDRDVVRACLGRVSEVGSRPWAELVSRFVHFSEFILYGVHRDNDPDRDLDADTDDSMCLSYWETTPLDDVSSEELGRRLSPTDVAVMISAKSGTTLPVRRRLVASLRG from the coding sequence ACGACCTGCTGGTCGACCTGCACGAGTCAGTGCTCTCCTGCTTCCCAGTCTCCGTCTCCCATCTGGTCGTGACGCCCGAACGGGACGTGAACCTCTTCCGCCCGCTCGAGGGGCCGCGCTGCACGGTCGTATCGGTGCCGGAGGTCATGCCGATGCGCCTGTGGCCGGCGCCGTTCGCCAACGCCTGGCTGAACCCGAGGAAGCCGATTCCGCCGATACGAGGGTGGATCATGCAGCAGCTGGTGAAGCTGGGCGCCGCCAGCCAGGCCCAGGAGCAGATCGTGGTGCTGGCCGACGCAGACGTCACCTTCGTTCGCAAGGTCACGGCGGAGACATTCGCTCCGGGCGATCGTATCCGGTTCTACCGCAAGGACGGTGCGGTGGACCAGACGCTTCCGAGGCACATTCGGTGGCACGCCGCGGCCCGCACCCTCCTGGGACTTCCCGGCTCGCCGGAGCCGCCGCTTCCCGACTACATCTCGGCTTTGAACACCTGGGACCGGGATGTCGTGCGCGCCTGTCTCGGGCGGGTCTCCGAGGTCGGCAGTCGGCCCTGGGCAGAACTCGTCAGCCGCTTCGTGCACTTCTCCGAGTTCATTCTGTACGGCGTCCATCGCGACAACGATCCTGATCGAGACTTAGACGCGGACACCGACGATTCGATGTGCCTCTCCTACTGGGAGACCACCCCCCTCGACGACGTCTCGAGTGAGGAGCTCGGTCGGCGGCTGTCGCCCACAGACGTCGCGGTGATGATCTCTGCGAAGTCGGGAACGACGTTGCCGGTACGCCGTCGGCTCGTCGCGTCGCTGCGAGGATGA
- the epsE gene encoding exopolysaccharide biosynthesis GT4 family glycosyltransferase EpsE, whose product MNIGYLVPEFPGQTHAMFWREIAVLRQHGARVDLLSTRRPVATGPHAWVPEATAESTYLLPLRPHIVAAAARAFVRAGPGGCLRWFRALRSAERDGTVKGAVRMASLAVVGAAVAGLAQRRQWRHLHVHSCADAANLAQFAAQLTQLTYSVTLHGPLRDYGGNQRQKWSNASFAFVITEVLRREIETVLGPALPPVIRMAGMGIDAARTVRSTPYQPWEPGTPARIFSCGRLNRAKGHVDSIAAVHALRRAGIDAFLTIAGEDDAGGTGYRQVVERAVRDEGLGAAVRLLGMVSDSEVERWLDQTHVFVLASMAEPLGVAVMEAMAMEVPVVVTSGGGVTELVEDGRNGLVVPPSSPLELAGAVEKLLRDPALGCQLGRNARATVLAGFSCERNATLLLAEIAALHDADAHHGGPSKGH is encoded by the coding sequence ATGAACATCGGCTACCTCGTACCCGAGTTCCCCGGTCAGACCCACGCCATGTTCTGGCGTGAGATCGCCGTCCTCCGGCAGCACGGTGCCCGGGTCGATCTCCTGTCGACGAGACGCCCGGTGGCGACGGGGCCCCATGCCTGGGTACCCGAGGCGACGGCCGAGAGCACCTACCTCCTCCCGCTCCGTCCGCACATCGTGGCCGCCGCCGCACGCGCCTTTGTCCGCGCCGGCCCCGGAGGCTGTCTTCGATGGTTCCGGGCGCTTCGGTCCGCCGAGCGCGACGGAACCGTCAAGGGCGCGGTTCGCATGGCGTCCCTAGCCGTCGTCGGTGCCGCCGTGGCCGGCTTGGCCCAGCGTCGGCAGTGGCGGCATCTCCACGTCCACTCGTGCGCCGATGCCGCCAACCTGGCCCAGTTCGCGGCGCAGCTGACGCAACTGACCTACAGCGTCACGCTGCACGGCCCCCTGCGCGATTACGGGGGCAACCAGCGCCAGAAGTGGAGCAATGCGTCCTTCGCCTTCGTGATCACCGAGGTGCTCCGCAGGGAGATCGAGACCGTGTTGGGGCCCGCGCTGCCGCCGGTAATTCGGATGGCCGGGATGGGGATCGACGCAGCGCGGACCGTGCGGTCGACTCCCTACCAGCCGTGGGAGCCGGGGACGCCCGCACGGATCTTCAGTTGTGGTCGGCTCAACCGGGCAAAGGGTCACGTGGACTCGATCGCCGCCGTCCACGCGCTGCGCCGTGCGGGGATCGACGCCTTCCTGACCATCGCCGGCGAGGACGACGCGGGGGGCACCGGGTATCGGCAGGTCGTCGAGCGGGCCGTGCGGGACGAGGGCCTCGGCGCAGCCGTCCGACTGCTCGGGATGGTGTCCGACAGCGAGGTCGAGCGCTGGCTCGATCAGACGCACGTCTTCGTCCTGGCCAGCATGGCGGAGCCGCTGGGCGTGGCGGTCATGGAAGCCATGGCCATGGAAGTGCCAGTGGTCGTGACGTCAGGCGGGGGAGTGACCGAGCTGGTCGAAGACGGCCGGAACGGGCTCGTCGTGCCGCCGTCCTCGCCCCTCGAGCTGGCTGGTGCCGTGGAGAAGCTGCTCCGTGACCCGGCCCTCGGGTGCCAGCTCGGCCGCAACGCCCGGGCGACCGTGCTGGCAGGCTTCAGCTGCGAGCGGAACGCCACGCTGCTGCTGGCCGAGATTGCGGCGTTGCACGACGCGGACGCGCATCATGGTGGCCCATCGAAGGGACACTGA
- a CDS encoding O-antigen ligase family protein: MGAIGLWTAWCVLGFHNPLRTRTPIRLTFGALWCSSLLSYIALQFRPRDAVEVLGGDRWLLFLASITGIAFLVTECVPSLDDLKRVIRALLLGASFCAVVGILQYFFLYDLAPVLGRNLPGFTFNPGLGGIEFRSGLNRVPGTLTHPIEFGTTAAMLMPLALYMAIYDRGVSLKRRVVPAVLIFACIPISVSRSAVLGAAASVVVLLVALPARERAIALASIPVVLGGVFLTLRGIISTLTSYFGLGGADPSISTRTDDYPLVEAYVRQRPWFGRGGGTYNAPNPLEILDNQYLKWIIEFGIVGLVVLIVFVFGVPAAAAFYGRRRTESADLRLLQAALGAGVVSAALASATFDSLSFPVFACVYGVLLGCVGAAWRFRTEAVHSTESLVV, translated from the coding sequence ATGGGTGCCATCGGCCTCTGGACGGCATGGTGTGTGCTCGGGTTCCACAATCCGCTGCGAACCCGGACACCGATCCGGCTGACGTTCGGCGCCCTGTGGTGCAGTTCGCTCCTGTCGTACATCGCCCTACAGTTCCGCCCTCGAGACGCCGTCGAGGTGCTCGGCGGCGACCGGTGGCTGTTGTTCCTCGCTTCCATCACGGGTATCGCCTTCCTGGTCACCGAGTGCGTCCCCTCGCTCGACGACCTGAAGCGGGTGATCCGTGCTCTGCTTCTCGGTGCCTCCTTCTGCGCGGTCGTCGGGATCCTCCAGTACTTCTTCCTCTACGACCTCGCGCCGGTCCTCGGGCGGAACCTTCCCGGATTCACCTTCAACCCAGGTCTCGGCGGCATCGAGTTCCGCAGCGGGCTCAACCGCGTCCCGGGCACGCTCACCCATCCCATCGAGTTCGGCACGACGGCGGCGATGCTGATGCCGCTCGCGCTCTACATGGCGATCTACGACCGCGGCGTCTCGTTGAAGAGGCGTGTCGTGCCCGCAGTTCTGATCTTCGCGTGCATCCCCATCTCGGTGTCGCGATCAGCGGTCCTGGGAGCGGCGGCATCGGTGGTGGTGCTCCTCGTGGCCCTTCCGGCGCGGGAGCGGGCGATCGCGTTGGCGAGCATCCCGGTGGTCCTCGGCGGCGTGTTCCTGACGCTCCGCGGAATCATCTCCACGCTGACGAGCTATTTCGGACTCGGCGGAGCCGACCCGTCCATATCGACCCGCACGGACGATTACCCGCTCGTCGAGGCGTACGTGCGGCAGCGACCGTGGTTCGGGCGGGGCGGCGGGACGTACAACGCGCCCAACCCCCTCGAGATCCTCGACAACCAGTACCTCAAGTGGATCATCGAGTTCGGTATCGTCGGGCTGGTCGTCTTGATCGTCTTCGTCTTCGGAGTGCCCGCCGCAGCCGCCTTCTACGGCCGGCGCCGCACCGAGTCGGCCGACCTGAGGCTCCTGCAGGCCGCACTCGGGGCCGGCGTGGTATCCGCGGCACTCGCGTCCGCGACGTTCGACTCGTTGAGCTTCCCGGTCTTCGCCTGCGTCTATGGCGTCCTGCTCGGGTGCGTCGGTGCGGCCTGGAGATTCCGCACCGAGGCCGTCCACAGCACAGAAAGCCTGGTGGTGTAG
- a CDS encoding Wzz/FepE/Etk N-terminal domain-containing protein: protein MDALSMVLALWRHKVASFIVLVLMAAGAAFVVLVQPSQYESSATLLLVPPPRPPSAEQIAADPTLRNINTDNPFTRSYDPGIVINVVAGLVNSDSSKKALMRAGAVGHFAVAQTARYGFSSPVAEVAVRAKSPEQAQKTAEIVIGAFRTQLEKLQSDEGVDNRYFIATRLVSAAEPGTLRSSSKLRGLVGVGGLGVLALFTVVSTGDALARARGAEEQGKDRAADHRGDQESRLAGAPPESGRHDRERPVNPPPPPSLPPPAAPDAPSPVFTSGGRSERGAVTEPVRSRPGAHPYLLKSAKDGAGEPLGYRSEEDGEAGESPEGTGMIEEPPRRA, encoded by the coding sequence ATGGATGCGCTCTCGATGGTGCTGGCGCTGTGGCGCCACAAGGTTGCGTCCTTCATCGTCCTGGTGCTCATGGCCGCCGGAGCCGCGTTCGTGGTCCTCGTCCAGCCGTCCCAGTACGAGTCGAGCGCCACCCTGCTCCTCGTCCCGCCGCCCCGCCCGCCCAGCGCCGAGCAGATTGCTGCGGATCCGACGCTCCGCAACATCAACACCGACAACCCATTCACCCGTTCGTACGACCCCGGCATCGTGATCAACGTGGTGGCCGGTCTCGTGAACTCCGACTCCTCGAAGAAGGCTCTGATGCGAGCCGGGGCGGTCGGGCACTTCGCCGTCGCGCAGACGGCCCGGTACGGCTTCAGCAGCCCGGTGGCGGAGGTCGCCGTTCGCGCCAAGTCGCCGGAGCAGGCCCAGAAGACGGCGGAGATCGTCATCGGCGCGTTCCGCACGCAGCTCGAGAAGCTCCAGAGCGACGAGGGCGTCGACAACCGGTACTTCATCGCGACCCGGCTCGTGAGCGCTGCAGAGCCGGGCACCCTTCGGTCCTCGAGCAAGCTGCGAGGGCTGGTCGGCGTCGGTGGCCTCGGGGTCCTCGCACTGTTCACCGTGGTGTCCACCGGGGACGCGCTGGCCCGAGCCCGAGGCGCCGAGGAGCAGGGGAAGGACAGGGCCGCCGACCACAGGGGTGACCAGGAAAGCAGGCTTGCCGGCGCCCCGCCCGAGTCGGGCCGACACGACAGGGAACGACCGGTCAACCCGCCGCCGCCGCCGTCACTCCCACCTCCTGCCGCGCCGGACGCGCCCTCGCCGGTGTTCACCTCGGGTGGCAGGAGCGAACGCGGGGCCGTCACCGAGCCCGTGCGCAGCCGGCCCGGTGCCCACCCCTACCTCCTCAAGTCGGCGAAGGACGGCGCGGGGGAGCCGCTGGGGTACCGATCGGAGGAGGACGGCGAGGCCGGGGAGTCGCCCGAGGGAACGGGGATGATCGAAGAGCCTCCAAGGCGGGCCTGA
- a CDS encoding glycosyltransferase family 2 protein, with protein sequence MDVPQGDSEESARPGPCGSVVIPAHNEASVIARCLEALLDGISPAELEVTVVCNGCTDDTAVRARTTSPLVTVVELSEASKPAALRAGDRASTAFPRIYLDADIVLPARSVRLLLGALRTGPHLAVRPAVRYDTRRSSAVVRSYYRARGRLPTMRQHLWGAGTYGLSRDGRARFADYPDLVADDLFVDGLFNPDEKTVVSDAVVVVTAPSRLRGLLAILRRTYRGNAEQRSLNPEHAPSSRGTVSDLRRLAGSSPLALLDALTYGICSVSGRVLARASSSVRWERDESSRTG encoded by the coding sequence ATGGACGTACCGCAGGGAGACAGCGAGGAATCAGCCCGTCCCGGACCGTGCGGGTCGGTCGTCATCCCCGCCCACAACGAGGCGAGCGTGATCGCACGCTGCCTCGAAGCGCTTCTCGACGGCATCTCGCCCGCCGAGCTGGAGGTCACGGTCGTCTGCAACGGTTGCACCGACGACACGGCTGTGCGGGCCAGGACCACCAGTCCCCTCGTCACCGTCGTGGAGCTCTCCGAGGCATCGAAGCCCGCCGCCCTGCGGGCGGGTGACCGTGCGAGCACCGCCTTCCCGCGCATCTACCTCGACGCCGACATCGTGCTCCCCGCCCGCTCCGTCCGGCTCCTGCTGGGCGCCCTCCGGACCGGGCCCCATCTCGCCGTGCGTCCCGCCGTTCGCTACGACACCCGGCGATCGTCGGCCGTCGTGCGCAGCTACTACCGGGCGCGTGGACGCCTGCCGACGATGCGGCAGCACCTGTGGGGAGCGGGGACGTACGGGCTCTCGCGAGACGGAAGGGCGCGCTTCGCCGACTACCCCGACCTCGTCGCCGACGACCTGTTCGTCGACGGGCTCTTCAACCCCGACGAGAAGACGGTCGTCTCCGACGCCGTGGTCGTCGTGACCGCGCCGTCTCGGTTGCGAGGCCTGCTGGCGATCCTGCGCCGCACGTACCGCGGGAACGCGGAGCAGCGCTCGCTAAATCCGGAGCACGCACCGTCGTCGCGAGGCACGGTCTCGGATCTCCGCCGTCTGGCGGGGTCCAGCCCGCTGGCCCTCCTCGACGCGCTCACCTACGGGATCTGCTCGGTATCGGGGCGGGTGCTCGCTCGTGCCTCGAGCTCGGTCCGCTGGGAGCGGGACGAGTCCTCGCGCACCGGGTGA
- a CDS encoding glycosyltransferase family 4 protein has translation MRTAASATRSYRASRRLRLPRLRLGVSEGRLPTIFYVCPDVLGPTGGASVIYQHVEALNANGARAVVMHAGRGHRYPFGPPGVPVVCAADARITPEDLLVVPEMYSPSFGTIPSSLRVLVFNQNVHLPFHGHGSETQQAFLPYRRPNVLGVLCVSQDNEDYLRYAMEGLAVERVRNRVDETLFHPAGDWATTPCLAYMPRRRAEDRRELFALLEARSSLDGWEVKAIDGCTPSETADILRTSAVFLSFSEREGFGLPPAEAMACGCYVVGFTGLAGREYFRPDFCTPVPEGDVLAFARATEEVLGRVRQDRPSVHAAGRRASEFILAEYSAEHQVSDLRRVYERFL, from the coding sequence GTGCGGACCGCCGCCTCGGCCACGCGTTCGTACCGGGCCTCCCGGCGACTGCGCCTGCCGCGGCTCCGGCTCGGCGTGTCGGAGGGGCGTCTGCCGACCATCTTCTACGTGTGTCCCGACGTGCTCGGACCGACCGGTGGCGCCTCGGTGATCTACCAGCACGTGGAGGCGCTCAACGCCAACGGCGCTCGCGCCGTCGTCATGCACGCCGGCCGAGGGCATCGGTATCCGTTCGGTCCACCGGGCGTTCCCGTCGTCTGCGCGGCGGACGCCCGCATCACGCCGGAGGATCTCCTCGTCGTTCCGGAGATGTACAGCCCCTCCTTCGGCACCATCCCGTCGTCCCTCCGGGTGCTGGTCTTCAATCAGAACGTCCACCTGCCTTTCCACGGCCACGGTTCCGAAACCCAGCAGGCCTTCCTTCCCTACCGGCGCCCGAACGTCCTCGGTGTGCTCTGCGTCTCGCAGGACAACGAGGACTACCTCCGGTATGCCATGGAAGGCCTCGCCGTGGAGCGGGTACGCAACCGCGTCGACGAGACGCTGTTCCACCCCGCCGGCGATTGGGCGACGACGCCGTGCCTGGCGTACATGCCCCGCCGGCGGGCCGAGGACCGTCGCGAGCTGTTCGCCCTGCTCGAAGCGCGCAGCAGCCTGGACGGCTGGGAGGTGAAGGCCATCGACGGGTGCACGCCGTCGGAGACGGCTGACATCTTGCGCACGAGCGCGGTGTTCCTCAGCTTCAGCGAGCGCGAGGGGTTCGGCCTGCCGCCGGCCGAGGCGATGGCGTGCGGCTGCTACGTCGTCGGTTTCACCGGGCTGGCCGGACGTGAGTACTTCCGCCCGGATTTCTGCACGCCGGTGCCCGAGGGCGACGTTCTCGCCTTTGCGCGAGCCACGGAGGAGGTGCTCGGGCGGGTCCGCCAGGATCGCCCATCCGTGCACGCCGCCGGACGGCGCGCGTCCGAGTTCATCCTGGCCGAGTACTCGGCCGAGCATCAGGTATCGGACCTTCGGCGCGTGTACGAGCGCTTCCTGTGA
- a CDS encoding glycosyltransferase family 4 protein codes for MRRAGGSSLRVKAFALLLRLQRRAGRLPVPVRSLGRKLLLRSSSAAPPPIDDWSEPCLVTSEVAEVAPPPHTTGAAAPPSYIRAAPGGAAVRCLVTTGVLDVGGMDEFVAFLARRLGSCGIATSVLHVGTSIDRNVGPGGRLAESLRAAGVPIADLEGRDGASWLAANRPDVISAHGAPAWVLQAAMASGIPYVETLHGMHSLFGVDWNEEDCRARGVTLFVAVSELVRQQYLAGNSSFPADRIVTIPNGVDTDRLPRVERDAARKLLGLDDEFLFLSLGRHSLQKNSFGLVSAFAEVAQPRPAAHLLISGRVDDPTYAHHVRLLADQLPVRGRIHLRDHFPSPATLLAAADCFVLDSFFEGWPLASMEALYSGVPVVMSEVGGAREQVGEDGERGHLVPNPLGTPLLVDWETIRRAQFAPQTNRSALVAAMASVHDRRDEWLDRRSALHSYCKTTFRDTVCLEQHAQVLRQAALGSRPS; via the coding sequence GTGAGGAGGGCCGGTGGGTCATCGCTGCGCGTCAAGGCATTCGCGCTGCTCCTTCGTCTCCAGCGCCGCGCCGGGAGGCTTCCTGTGCCCGTCCGGTCACTCGGCCGCAAGCTCCTGCTCCGGTCGTCCAGCGCTGCCCCGCCGCCCATCGACGACTGGTCCGAGCCCTGCCTGGTGACGTCCGAGGTCGCCGAAGTCGCTCCCCCGCCGCACACGACCGGCGCAGCCGCGCCACCGTCGTACATCCGGGCGGCGCCAGGAGGGGCCGCCGTGCGCTGCCTCGTGACCACCGGCGTCCTCGACGTCGGCGGCATGGACGAGTTCGTGGCCTTCCTCGCCCGACGACTGGGCTCGTGCGGCATCGCCACATCGGTGCTTCATGTCGGCACGTCGATCGACCGCAATGTCGGCCCCGGCGGCCGCCTGGCGGAATCGCTGCGCGCCGCCGGCGTCCCCATCGCCGACCTCGAGGGCCGGGACGGCGCATCGTGGCTGGCCGCCAACCGGCCGGACGTCATCAGTGCCCACGGCGCCCCGGCCTGGGTCCTCCAAGCGGCGATGGCGTCGGGCATTCCCTACGTCGAGACGCTGCACGGCATGCACTCGCTGTTCGGCGTGGACTGGAACGAGGAGGACTGCCGAGCTCGCGGCGTCACCCTGTTCGTGGCGGTGAGCGAACTCGTCCGCCAGCAGTACCTGGCCGGGAACTCGTCGTTTCCCGCCGACCGGATCGTCACCATCCCGAACGGGGTCGACACCGATCGACTTCCCCGCGTGGAGCGCGACGCGGCCCGGAAGTTGCTCGGGCTGGACGACGAGTTCCTGTTCTTGTCCCTCGGCCGGCACTCCCTCCAGAAGAACTCGTTCGGGCTGGTCTCGGCGTTCGCAGAAGTGGCCCAGCCCAGGCCGGCCGCCCATCTGCTGATCTCCGGGCGCGTCGACGACCCCACCTATGCCCACCATGTCCGCCTTCTGGCGGACCAACTCCCGGTGCGCGGGCGGATCCACCTTCGCGACCACTTCCCGAGCCCAGCCACCCTCTTGGCCGCGGCCGACTGCTTCGTGCTCGACTCGTTCTTCGAGGGCTGGCCGCTGGCGTCGATGGAGGCGCTCTACAGCGGCGTGCCGGTGGTGATGAGCGAGGTGGGTGGGGCGCGTGAGCAGGTCGGTGAGGACGGCGAGCGCGGTCACCTCGTGCCGAATCCGCTCGGCACGCCGTTGCTCGTCGACTGGGAGACGATCCGCCGTGCGCAGTTCGCCCCGCAGACCAACCGCTCGGCGCTCGTCGCCGCGATGGCGTCCGTGCACGACCGTCGGGACGAGTGGCTCGACCGGAGGAGCGCGCTCCACAGCTACTGCAAGACCACCTTTCGGGACACCGTCTGTCTGGAGCAACACGCCCAGGTGCTGCGCCAGGCGGCACTGGGATCGCGGCCGTCGTGA